In a single window of the Cupriavidus sp. P-10 genome:
- the tcdA gene encoding tRNA cyclic N6-threonylcarbamoyladenosine(37) synthase TcdA, with amino-acid sequence MNDAAHDLAGLPEPLTHESPADDDYHRRFGGVARLYGAAGLARLEAAHVCVVGIGGVGSWAAEALARNAVGRITLIDLDHIALSNTNRQIHALGDAYGRAKVEAMAERIVAINPRCRVTQVDDFVTTDNVPALLGAGYDYVIDAIDAVRVKTEMLGWARRQGVPVITCGGAGGQLDPTRVRIDDLARTIQDPLLAKVRAGLRKQWGFTRDPKKKFGIAAVYSDEPLQYPEPEQQACEIDEAPPHDGHASHPVAGGPQGLACAGFGSSVAVTAVFGFVAASAAIGAIVRG; translated from the coding sequence ATGAACGATGCCGCACACGACCTGGCCGGCTTGCCCGAGCCGCTGACCCACGAAAGCCCGGCCGACGACGACTACCACCGCCGCTTCGGTGGGGTGGCACGGCTTTATGGTGCCGCGGGACTGGCACGGCTGGAGGCGGCGCACGTGTGTGTGGTCGGCATCGGCGGCGTCGGCAGCTGGGCTGCCGAGGCGCTGGCGCGCAATGCGGTCGGCCGCATCACGCTGATCGACCTCGACCATATCGCGCTGTCCAATACCAACCGGCAGATCCACGCGCTGGGCGACGCCTATGGGCGCGCCAAGGTCGAGGCCATGGCCGAGCGCATCGTCGCCATCAACCCGCGTTGCCGGGTGACGCAGGTCGACGACTTCGTCACCACCGACAACGTGCCGGCGCTGCTCGGCGCCGGCTATGACTACGTGATCGACGCCATCGACGCCGTGCGGGTCAAGACCGAAATGCTGGGCTGGGCGCGGCGCCAGGGCGTGCCGGTGATCACCTGCGGCGGCGCCGGCGGCCAGCTCGATCCCACGCGCGTGCGTATCGACGACCTGGCGCGCACGATCCAGGACCCGCTGCTGGCAAAGGTGCGCGCCGGGCTGCGCAAGCAGTGGGGCTTCACCCGGGACCCCAAGAAGAAGTTCGGCATCGCGGCGGTCTATTCCGACGAGCCGCTGCAGTATCCGGAACCCGAGCAGCAGGCCTGCGAGATCGACGAGGCGCCGCCGCACGATGGGCACGCCAGCCATCCGGTTGCTGGCGGGCCGCAGGGGCTGGCCTGCGCCGGGTTTGGCTCGTCGGTGGCGGTAACGGCGGTATTCGGCTTCGTGGCGGCGTCGGCGGCGATCGGCGCGATCGTGCGCGGCTGA
- a CDS encoding AsmA family protein has translation MPVRRKVVLWSVLTPLALIALLVVLILTFDWNRLKPWLNDKVSEAIGRPFAINGDLTVTWRRGEGETGWHTLVPWPRLSARDVTIGNPDWAKEPNLASVRELIFVLRPIPLLAHQIAVPTIVVDSPAVWLERLADSRNNWTLEFGPKKGPSKWELDIGEVVLARGNLALSDQLKKIELQAQLDTIGENPLYEKARDGALIGPQASAVPPGPPASAVAAASAPAASAPSASGPPASATAGADRYGLRWKATGRYNDATINASGKAGTVLSLRNTDVPFPLLADVRVGTTRAVIEGTITNPAHLAAVDVHLTLAGDSMARLYALTGVVLPSTPPYETRGRLMATLRKEGSIYEYQKFTGRVGGSDISGTLTFTKREPRPLLAGTLLSNQLRFVDLAPLIGADAKPGRPAKDSVVRQPPDKALPVAPFHTERWDKIDADVRFTGKRIIRDAELPITNLVTHVKLQDGVLLLDPLNFGVAGGNLVSTVRLDGKREPMGAVVDMTARHMKLKQLFPTVDLMRASIGELNGSARLSATGNSVGALLGSSNGEAKLLVENGTVSKFILEAIGLNVGSLVINKLFGDKPVQINCGVSDFALTNGIARARTFVLDTDDAVITTTGGIDLRNERLALTIHPDSKGLRIFSLRSPLYVGGTMKKPTVSPDIGVLALRAGGALSLALLAPVATAVLPLVDLSSGGDKTQCAALLADLRKRPVAPPPGKTYKDPKAGGTAGMTAGRPIPPETPGTAAQAEAQAGQPARPAEREARKPQRPSNDATLYQGG, from the coding sequence ATGCCCGTGCGCCGCAAGGTCGTCCTGTGGAGTGTGCTGACACCGCTAGCGCTGATCGCGCTGCTGGTGGTCCTGATCCTGACCTTCGACTGGAACCGCCTCAAGCCCTGGCTCAATGACAAGGTGTCGGAGGCCATCGGCCGTCCCTTTGCCATCAATGGCGACCTCACCGTGACGTGGCGCCGCGGCGAGGGCGAGACGGGCTGGCATACGCTGGTCCCCTGGCCACGGCTGTCGGCACGCGACGTCACCATCGGCAACCCGGACTGGGCCAAGGAGCCTAACCTCGCCAGCGTACGCGAGCTGATCTTCGTGCTGCGCCCCATTCCGCTGCTGGCGCACCAGATTGCCGTGCCGACCATCGTCGTCGACAGCCCGGCAGTATGGCTGGAGCGCCTGGCCGATTCCCGCAACAACTGGACGCTCGAGTTCGGCCCCAAGAAAGGCCCGTCGAAATGGGAGCTGGATATCGGCGAGGTGGTGCTGGCGCGCGGCAACCTGGCGCTGTCGGACCAGCTCAAGAAGATCGAACTGCAGGCCCAGCTCGATACCATCGGCGAAAACCCGCTGTATGAGAAGGCGCGCGACGGCGCGCTGATCGGGCCGCAGGCATCCGCGGTCCCGCCGGGCCCGCCAGCCAGTGCTGTCGCCGCAGCCTCTGCCCCGGCCGCATCGGCACCTTCGGCCTCCGGGCCACCGGCCTCTGCCACCGCCGGCGCCGACCGCTACGGGCTGCGCTGGAAGGCCACCGGCCGCTACAACGACGCCACCATCAACGCCAGCGGCAAGGCCGGCACGGTGCTGAGCCTGCGCAATACCGACGTGCCCTTCCCGTTGCTGGCCGATGTGCGCGTCGGCACCACCCGCGCGGTCATTGAAGGCACGATCACCAATCCCGCGCACCTGGCCGCGGTCGACGTCCACCTGACACTGGCCGGCGACAGCATGGCCAGGCTGTACGCGCTTACCGGCGTGGTGCTGCCGTCGACCCCGCCGTATGAAACCCGCGGCCGGCTGATGGCCACGCTGCGCAAGGAGGGCTCGATCTACGAGTACCAGAAGTTCACCGGCCGCGTCGGCGGCAGCGACATCTCCGGCACGCTGACCTTTACCAAGCGCGAGCCGCGCCCGCTGCTGGCCGGCACGCTGCTGTCGAACCAGCTGCGCTTCGTCGACCTGGCACCGCTGATCGGCGCCGATGCCAAGCCCGGGCGCCCGGCCAAGGACAGTGTCGTGCGGCAGCCGCCCGACAAGGCGCTGCCGGTGGCGCCGTTCCACACCGAACGCTGGGACAAGATCGACGCCGACGTGCGTTTCACCGGCAAGCGCATCATCCGCGACGCCGAGCTGCCGATCACCAACCTGGTCACCCACGTGAAGCTGCAGGATGGCGTGCTGCTGCTCGATCCGCTCAACTTCGGCGTGGCCGGCGGCAACCTGGTGTCGACCGTGCGCCTTGACGGCAAGCGCGAGCCGATGGGCGCGGTGGTCGACATGACCGCGCGCCACATGAAGCTCAAGCAGCTGTTCCCCACCGTCGACCTGATGCGCGCCAGCATCGGCGAACTCAATGGCAGCGCCAGGCTGTCGGCGACCGGCAATTCGGTCGGGGCGCTGCTGGGGTCGTCCAATGGCGAGGCCAAGCTGCTGGTCGAGAACGGCACCGTCAGCAAGTTCATCCTGGAAGCGATCGGCCTGAACGTGGGCAGCCTGGTAATCAACAAGCTGTTCGGCGACAAGCCGGTGCAGATCAACTGCGGCGTCAGCGACTTTGCCCTCACCAATGGCATCGCCCGCGCGCGCACCTTTGTGCTCGATACCGACGACGCCGTCATCACGACCACCGGCGGCATCGACCTGCGCAACGAGCGGCTGGCACTGACCATCCATCCGGATTCCAAGGGCCTGCGCATCTTTTCCCTGCGCTCGCCGCTGTACGTGGGCGGCACCATGAAGAAGCCGACCGTCAGCCCCGACATCGGCGTGCTGGCGCTGCGCGCCGGCGGCGCGCTGTCGCTGGCGCTGCTGGCGCCAGTCGCCACCGCGGTGCTGCCGCTGGTGGACCTGTCCTCCGGTGGCGACAAGACCCAATGCGCGGCACTGCTGGCCGACCTGCGCAAGCGCCCGGTCGCGCCACCTCCCGGCAAGACCTACAAGGATCCAAAGGCCGGCGGCACCGCGGGCATGACCGCCGGCAGGCCGATTCCGCCGGAAACCCCCGGCACTGCTGCGCAAGCCGAGGCGCAGGCCGGCCAGCCCGCACGCCCTGCCGAGCGCGAAGCACGCAAGCCGCAGCGCCCGAGCAACGACGCCACGCTGTACCAGGGCGGCTGA
- a CDS encoding MFS transporter — MSLPHAAVPPITWLIALTVCNHVAFNASRVVVSLFAISLKASTVTLGVLMSLYALLPMLLAIRAGKRIDEIGPRKPMTAGSLMVVAGTLLPALWHELDALYLSCALIGVGFMLVQVAMQLLIGQVSTDETRLRNYTWHALGLSVSGTLGPVAMGYVIEHAGFRPAFAVLVAVALVGQAGLQWVRPRLPAQGGNAGHIAIEDGSRRSTLDLLQYPELRAVFVASAVLSAAWDLHAFLIPIQGSRIGLSPSSIGWVLGAFAIATLIIRVAMPVVSRRLSEWKIIRTALLVGALAYLVYPFVTHFWLMCGLAFVLGLALGSAQPNVMNILHTVSPHGRAGEALGLRSAFLNTSQVVWPLTFGVVGTALGMLPIFLSMAGAMGVAGYYSRRQGRRRALPPA; from the coding sequence ATGTCGCTGCCGCACGCCGCCGTCCCGCCGATCACCTGGCTGATCGCGCTGACGGTGTGCAACCACGTGGCATTCAACGCCAGCCGCGTGGTGGTGTCGCTGTTCGCCATTTCCCTGAAGGCTTCCACCGTCACGCTCGGCGTGCTGATGTCGCTGTATGCGCTGCTGCCCATGCTGCTGGCCATCCGCGCCGGCAAGCGCATTGACGAGATCGGCCCGCGCAAGCCGATGACCGCCGGCTCGCTGATGGTGGTTGCCGGCACGCTGTTGCCGGCGCTGTGGCATGAACTTGACGCGCTGTATCTGTCGTGCGCGCTGATCGGCGTCGGCTTCATGCTGGTCCAGGTCGCGATGCAGCTATTGATCGGCCAGGTCTCGACCGACGAGACGCGGTTGCGCAACTACACCTGGCATGCGCTCGGACTGTCGGTGTCGGGCACGCTGGGGCCGGTGGCAATGGGCTACGTCATCGAGCATGCCGGCTTCCGTCCCGCCTTTGCCGTGCTGGTCGCGGTGGCACTGGTCGGCCAAGCCGGCCTGCAGTGGGTCCGCCCGCGGCTGCCGGCGCAAGGCGGCAATGCCGGCCACATCGCCATCGAGGACGGCAGCCGCCGTTCCACGCTCGACCTGCTGCAGTATCCCGAGCTGCGCGCCGTCTTTGTCGCCAGCGCGGTGCTGTCGGCGGCCTGGGACCTGCATGCCTTCCTGATCCCGATCCAGGGCTCGCGCATCGGCCTGTCGCCGTCGTCGATCGGCTGGGTGCTGGGCGCCTTTGCCATTGCCACCCTGATCATCCGCGTGGCGATGCCAGTGGTGTCGCGCCGCCTGTCGGAGTGGAAGATCATCCGCACCGCGCTGCTGGTGGGCGCGCTGGCCTACCTCGTCTACCCGTTCGTCACGCACTTCTGGCTGATGTGCGGGCTGGCCTTCGTACTCGGGCTGGCGCTGGGCAGCGCGCAGCCCAATGTCATGAACATCCTGCACACGGTATCGCCGCATGGGCGTGCCGGCGAGGCGCTGGGGCTGCGCTCGGCGTTTCTCAATACCAGCCAGGTGGTGTGGCCGCTCACCTTCGGCGTGGTCGGTACGGCACTCGGCATGCTGCCGATCTTCCTGTCGATGGCCGGCGCGATGGGCGTGGCGGGTTACTACTCGCGGCGCCAGGGCCGCCGCAGGGCGCTGCCGCCGGCCTGA
- the pdxH gene encoding pyridoxamine 5'-phosphate oxidase, with the protein MTQLADLRRTYVLGSLTETDVAPDPMSQFKRWFDEAVTAKLPEPNAMTLATVGADGQPSARIVLLKGIDDRGFTFFTNYESRKGLDLAANPRAALLFHWVQLERQVRVEGIVEKVAEDESDAYFASRPLGSRVGAWASEQSREVPGRDVLEQRELEYRSKFGDNPPRPPHWGGYRLVPTALEFWQGRPSRLHDRIVFRVQPGGAWQIVRLSP; encoded by the coding sequence ATGACTCAACTCGCCGACCTTCGCCGTACCTATGTCCTGGGCTCGCTGACCGAAACCGACGTGGCCCCCGACCCGATGAGCCAGTTCAAGCGCTGGTTCGACGAAGCGGTCACGGCCAAGCTGCCTGAACCCAATGCCATGACGCTGGCTACCGTCGGCGCCGATGGCCAGCCCTCCGCGCGTATCGTGCTGCTCAAGGGCATCGACGACCGCGGCTTCACCTTCTTCACCAACTACGAGAGCCGCAAGGGCCTGGACCTGGCGGCAAACCCCCGCGCCGCGCTGCTGTTCCACTGGGTACAGCTGGAGCGCCAGGTGCGCGTGGAAGGCATCGTCGAAAAAGTTGCCGAAGACGAGAGCGATGCCTATTTCGCCTCGCGCCCGCTGGGCTCGCGCGTGGGCGCGTGGGCTTCCGAACAAAGCCGCGAAGTGCCCGGCCGCGACGTGCTGGAGCAGCGCGAGCTGGAATACCGCAGCAAGTTCGGCGACAACCCGCCGCGCCCGCCGCACTGGGGCGGCTACCGCCTGGTGCCGACCGCGCTGGAATTCTGGCAGGGGCGCCCGTCGCGCCTGCATGACCGCATCGTCTTCCGTGTCCAGCCGGGCGGTGCCTGGCAGATCGTGCGCCTGTCGCCCTGA
- a CDS encoding SAM-dependent methyltransferase, translating to MFFKQALEKQLDNWIADLRDNANLPVCLRLWNGTEYALGHFDKPQVTMTVREAAALPLLLSPSLDNLGEAYVQGKIDFDGRLADIIKVGYGLSSAATRRAGGALAKVAQHFSHTKQEDRESIQYHYDVSNDFYKLWLDPGMVYSCAYFENGDEDLATAQLKKIDHILTKIRLQPGQTLLDIGCGWGALVLRAAQKYGARCVGITLSQNQFDLATERVRAAGLSERIEIRLQDYRDTSGTFDRITSVGMFEHVGKDNLPGYFRRMCELLADDGYAMNHGITSPDPDNGQTPMDGAEFMGRYVFPQGELPHIGLVLKTLEQGGLEAFDVELLRRHYAQTLRHWADNFEANGETIRDMVGEKKYRIWRVYLAGCSHAFETDKMSIYQVVCHKARMSASTVPWSRRYIYEQPIGGND from the coding sequence ATGTTTTTCAAGCAAGCCCTGGAAAAGCAACTCGACAACTGGATCGCCGATCTGCGTGACAATGCCAACCTGCCGGTCTGCTTGCGCCTGTGGAATGGCACCGAATATGCCCTTGGCCATTTCGACAAGCCGCAGGTCACGATGACCGTGCGCGAGGCCGCGGCACTGCCGCTGCTGCTGTCGCCAAGCCTGGACAACCTGGGCGAGGCTTACGTGCAGGGCAAGATCGACTTTGACGGCAGGCTGGCCGACATCATCAAGGTCGGCTACGGCCTGTCGTCGGCCGCCACACGGCGAGCCGGCGGTGCACTGGCCAAGGTGGCGCAGCACTTCTCGCACACCAAGCAGGAAGACCGGGAGTCGATCCAGTACCACTACGACGTCTCCAACGACTTCTACAAGCTCTGGCTAGATCCCGGCATGGTGTATTCGTGCGCCTATTTCGAGAATGGCGACGAGGACCTGGCCACCGCGCAGTTGAAGAAGATCGACCATATCCTGACCAAGATCCGGCTGCAGCCCGGGCAGACGCTGCTGGACATCGGCTGCGGCTGGGGCGCGCTGGTGCTGCGCGCCGCGCAGAAGTACGGCGCGCGCTGCGTGGGCATCACGCTGTCGCAGAACCAGTTCGACCTGGCCACCGAGCGCGTCAGGGCGGCAGGATTGTCCGAGCGCATCGAGATCCGGCTGCAGGATTACCGCGACACCAGCGGCACCTTCGACCGCATCACCAGCGTGGGCATGTTCGAGCACGTGGGCAAGGACAACCTGCCCGGGTACTTCCGCCGCATGTGCGAACTGCTGGCCGACGACGGCTACGCGATGAACCACGGCATCACCTCGCCCGATCCTGACAACGGCCAGACGCCGATGGACGGTGCCGAGTTCATGGGGCGCTACGTGTTCCCGCAGGGAGAACTGCCGCACATCGGGCTGGTGCTGAAGACGCTGGAGCAAGGCGGCCTGGAAGCGTTCGACGTGGAACTTCTGCGCCGTCACTACGCGCAGACGCTGCGCCACTGGGCCGATAATTTCGAGGCGAATGGCGAAACCATCCGCGATATGGTCGGCGAGAAAAAGTACCGCATCTGGCGTGTCTACCTGGCCGGCTGCTCGCATGCATTCGAGACCGACAAGATGTCCATCTACCAGGTGGTCTGCCACAAGGCCAGGATGTCGGCGAGCACGGTGCCATGGTCGCGCCGCTATATTTATGAGCAGCCCATCGGGGGCAACGATTGA
- a CDS encoding DUF72 domain-containing protein — translation MTEDLFGGLPIPAPQRGPAPSGGAGANPPVPPGKSVRAQGVQPATVDDALRALSARLPANLCFGTSSWAYPGWNHLVYGGEYGDSVLSRKGLAAYSRHPLLRAAGIDRGFYGPIPLADYLSYAAQVPDGFRFVVKAPASVCDAWLRGSDGAGRLANAAFLDAEIAVRDFIAPATAGLGSKCGPLLFQLSPMGSLADSGVFLERLDAFLGALPPLDPSITPHACHAVELRDPALLTPRYIKLLRRHGVRFCLSARDRLPPVPRQAAAQALMDEDGPGPLLLRWMLHAGRPYAYAEKLYTPFDRIVDDDPDTRHAIADVVARTLRAGQPAIVIVSNNAEGCAPASIVRLAEAIAARL, via the coding sequence CTGACTGAAGACCTGTTTGGCGGGCTGCCGATTCCCGCCCCGCAGCGAGGCCCCGCCCCTTCCGGGGGCGCCGGCGCCAACCCTCCCGTCCCTCCCGGAAAGTCCGTCCGTGCCCAGGGCGTGCAGCCCGCGACCGTGGACGACGCACTGCGCGCGCTGTCGGCGCGCCTGCCCGCCAACCTCTGCTTCGGCACCTCGTCGTGGGCGTACCCCGGCTGGAACCACCTGGTCTATGGCGGCGAGTACGGCGACAGCGTGCTGTCGCGCAAGGGACTGGCCGCGTACTCGCGCCATCCGCTACTGCGCGCGGCGGGTATCGATCGCGGCTTCTACGGGCCCATCCCGCTGGCGGACTACCTGTCCTACGCGGCGCAGGTGCCTGACGGTTTCCGCTTCGTGGTCAAGGCGCCGGCCAGCGTCTGCGACGCCTGGCTGCGCGGCTCGGACGGCGCTGGCCGGCTCGCCAACGCGGCGTTCCTGGATGCGGAGATCGCGGTGCGCGACTTCATTGCTCCGGCGACCGCGGGCCTCGGCAGCAAGTGCGGGCCGCTGCTGTTCCAGCTGTCGCCGATGGGCAGCCTGGCGGACAGCGGCGTGTTCCTGGAGCGGCTCGACGCGTTCCTCGGCGCGCTGCCGCCGCTGGACCCGTCCATCACGCCGCATGCCTGCCATGCCGTCGAACTGCGCGACCCGGCGCTGCTGACGCCGCGCTATATCAAGCTGCTGCGCCGCCACGGCGTGCGCTTCTGCCTGTCGGCGCGCGACCGGCTGCCGCCGGTGCCGCGCCAGGCCGCCGCGCAGGCATTGATGGACGAAGACGGGCCGGGACCGCTGCTGCTGCGCTGGATGCTGCATGCGGGCCGGCCGTACGCGTATGCCGAGAAGCTGTACACGCCGTTCGACCGCATCGTCGACGACGATCCCGACACGCGCCACGCCATCGCCGACGTCGTGGCGCGCACCCTGCGCGCCGGCCAGCCCGCCATCGTTATTGTCAGCAACAATGCCGAGGGCTGCGCGCCAGCCAGCATCGTGCGACTGGCCGAGGCCATCGCCGCGCGGCTCTGA
- the msrA gene encoding peptide-methionine (S)-S-oxide reductase MsrA — protein sequence MEQKVDTATLGGGCFWCLEAVYQQVKGVVAVESGYTGGHVDHPTYQQVCEGATGHAEVVRVTFDPSVITFREIVEIFFAIHDPTTPDRQGNDVGPQYRSVIFTHSEAQRAVAEYVMRELDAAKVFDAPIVTQVEPEQPYWRAEEGHQNYFQDHPSQGYCAFVISPKLAKFRKQFAAKLRV from the coding sequence ATGGAACAAAAAGTTGATACGGCCACGCTGGGCGGCGGATGCTTCTGGTGCCTGGAGGCGGTCTACCAGCAGGTCAAGGGCGTGGTCGCGGTGGAGTCGGGCTATACCGGCGGCCATGTGGATCACCCGACCTACCAGCAGGTGTGCGAAGGCGCTACCGGCCACGCCGAAGTGGTGCGAGTCACCTTCGACCCGTCCGTGATCACTTTCCGCGAAATCGTCGAGATCTTCTTTGCCATCCACGATCCGACCACGCCGGACCGGCAGGGCAACGACGTCGGGCCGCAGTACCGCTCGGTGATCTTCACGCATTCGGAAGCGCAGCGCGCCGTCGCCGAGTACGTGATGCGCGAGCTGGACGCGGCCAAGGTATTCGATGCCCCGATCGTGACCCAGGTCGAGCCCGAGCAGCCGTACTGGCGGGCGGAAGAGGGCCACCAGAACTACTTCCAGGACCACCCGAGCCAGGGCTACTGCGCCTTCGTGATCTCGCCCAAGCTGGCCAAGTTCCGCAAGCAGTTCGCCGCCAAGCTGCGGGTGTAG
- a CDS encoding class I adenylate-forming enzyme family protein, with product MSGARPGSSRPGAAGLGALPAMLWAHADAAPQRPALHYLGRTFSYGKLWRRVERASAHLAATWGIRPGDRVGTLCLNHELQLVLLFACARVGAMFVPLNYRLAAAELQAIAGHAQLALLFHDDAHATLAPEAGDRQCRLAHLERIIDHPAPLVVSFPHVADDAPLLLAYTSGTTGRPKGAVHTQAGLLANARASWWAHGMTQDDHVLSVLPTFHVGGLCIQTLPALLAGAQVTLHDRFAPGAWLASVAQSRPSLSLMVPATLRAVLEHSGWGDADLSPLRGVMAGSSTIPRSYIDAFHARGVPLGQVYGATETGPVSAVLKLEHAMARPGYAGWPVPEVAVRLAGPDGAEVAQGEVGEVWVRGANVMAGYWSQPGDGLPGDGLPGGWFHSGDLAHRDADGCIEVVGRSKDMIISGGENIYPAEIENVLLGLPGVQECAVVGVADARWGEVPVAVIVPAPGADRAPLAPASVRAALAARIARFKLPREVVLLDDLPRSALGKVMKPQLRALLESQRRTG from the coding sequence ATGAGCGGCGCCCGCCCTGGCTCCTCGCGTCCCGGCGCCGCCGGACTCGGCGCGCTGCCGGCCATGCTGTGGGCGCACGCCGACGCGGCGCCGCAGCGTCCCGCGCTGCATTACCTCGGCCGCACCTTCAGCTACGGCAAGCTGTGGCGCCGCGTGGAGCGCGCCAGCGCCCACCTCGCGGCGACATGGGGCATCCGCCCCGGCGACCGCGTCGGCACGCTGTGCCTGAACCATGAATTGCAGCTGGTGCTGCTGTTCGCCTGCGCGCGGGTCGGGGCGATGTTCGTGCCGCTGAACTACCGGCTCGCCGCGGCCGAGCTGCAGGCCATCGCCGGCCATGCGCAGCTGGCGCTGCTTTTCCATGATGACGCGCATGCCACGCTGGCGCCGGAGGCCGGTGATCGCCAGTGCCGGCTGGCGCATCTGGAACGCATCATCGATCACCCGGCGCCGCTCGTTGTTAGCTTCCCGCATGTTGCCGACGACGCGCCGCTGCTGCTGGCCTACACCTCGGGCACCACCGGCAGGCCCAAGGGCGCGGTGCATACGCAGGCCGGCCTGCTGGCCAATGCCCGCGCCAGCTGGTGGGCGCACGGCATGACGCAGGACGACCACGTGCTGTCGGTGCTGCCGACCTTTCATGTCGGCGGACTGTGCATCCAGACGCTGCCGGCGCTGCTGGCCGGTGCGCAGGTGACGCTGCATGACCGCTTCGCGCCCGGCGCGTGGCTGGCGTCGGTCGCGCAATCGCGCCCAAGCCTGTCGCTGATGGTGCCGGCCACGCTGCGCGCGGTGCTGGAGCATTCCGGCTGGGGCGACGCCGACCTGTCGCCGCTGCGCGGCGTGATGGCCGGTTCGTCGACGATCCCGCGGTCGTATATCGACGCGTTCCACGCGCGTGGCGTGCCGCTCGGACAGGTCTATGGCGCGACCGAGACCGGACCGGTGTCGGCCGTGCTGAAGCTGGAGCATGCCATGGCGCGGCCCGGCTATGCCGGCTGGCCGGTGCCGGAGGTGGCCGTGCGGCTGGCCGGCCCCGACGGCGCCGAGGTAGCGCAGGGCGAGGTCGGCGAAGTGTGGGTGCGCGGCGCCAACGTCATGGCCGGGTACTGGAGCCAGCCCGGCGATGGCCTGCCCGGCGATGGCCTGCCCGGCGGCTGGTTCCACTCCGGCGACCTGGCCCACCGCGATGCCGACGGCTGCATCGAAGTGGTCGGCCGCAGCAAGGACATGATCATTTCCGGCGGCGAGAACATCTACCCGGCCGAGATCGAAAACGTGCTGCTCGGCCTGCCCGGCGTGCAGGAATGCGCGGTGGTGGGCGTGGCCGACGCGCGCTGGGGCGAGGTGCCGGTGGCGGTAATCGTGCCGGCGCCGGGCGCCGACCGCGCGCCGCTGGCGCCGGCGTCGGTGCGCGCGGCGCTGGCCGCCCGCATCGCCCGCTTCAAGCTCCCGCGCGAGGTGGTGCTGCTGGATGACCTGCCACGCAGCGCGCTGGGCAAGGTGATGAAGCCGCAGCTGCGGGCGCTGCTGGAGTCGCAACGCCGGACTGGCTGA
- a CDS encoding acyl-CoA dehydrogenase family protein, with amino-acid sequence MPSGQLDFIPAVGTADFTPRQAHLLALANRLGRDRFAERAATWDREASFPFANYDDLREAGLLALCVPEAFGGEGADFATYCMVGAEIGRFCGATALTYNMHICSTMWTGTLSDGIEMTPEQRAEHEARRALHFGRVVRDGAVYAQPFSEGSAAAAGKAPFGTTARKVEGGWVLNGRKIFASLSGAADYYGILCTEDRGDQHPDMRDTLYIAVPGKADGLTVTGEWDPMGMRGTVSRTLLLKDVFVPDQEQLMPRGVYYRAAQTWPAMFFTLSPTYLGVAQAAYDFTVQYLRGEVPGQPPVKRRMYPTKQIAVAQMRIQLETMRSIFWRVIHEAKPNPSKDERLRLYAAHYTVMEGANDIARLAIRTCGGQSMLKDLPLERLYRDSRCGALMLPWTAELILDRMGRETLYESGERDE; translated from the coding sequence ATGCCATCCGGCCAGCTCGACTTCATTCCTGCCGTCGGTACGGCGGATTTCACCCCGCGCCAGGCGCACCTGCTGGCGCTGGCCAACCGCCTGGGCCGTGATCGCTTTGCCGAGCGCGCGGCCACCTGGGACCGCGAGGCCAGCTTCCCCTTTGCCAACTACGACGACCTGCGCGAAGCCGGGCTGCTGGCGCTGTGCGTGCCGGAAGCGTTCGGCGGCGAGGGCGCGGACTTTGCCACCTATTGCATGGTGGGTGCCGAGATCGGCCGCTTCTGCGGCGCCACGGCGCTGACGTACAACATGCATATCTGCTCGACCATGTGGACCGGAACGCTGTCCGATGGCATCGAGATGACGCCCGAACAGCGCGCCGAGCACGAAGCCCGCCGTGCGCTGCATTTCGGGCGCGTGGTGCGCGACGGCGCGGTCTACGCGCAGCCGTTCTCGGAAGGCTCGGCAGCGGCGGCCGGCAAGGCGCCGTTCGGCACCACCGCGCGCAAGGTCGAAGGCGGCTGGGTGCTGAACGGCCGCAAGATCTTTGCCTCGCTGTCGGGCGCGGCGGACTATTACGGCATCCTCTGCACCGAGGACCGCGGCGACCAGCATCCCGACATGCGCGATACCCTCTATATCGCCGTGCCGGGCAAGGCCGACGGCCTCACCGTCACCGGCGAATGGGACCCGATGGGCATGCGCGGCACGGTCTCGCGCACGCTGCTGCTGAAGGATGTGTTCGTGCCCGACCAGGAGCAGCTGATGCCGCGCGGGGTCTACTACCGCGCCGCGCAGACCTGGCCGGCGATGTTCTTCACGCTGTCGCCGACCTACCTGGGCGTGGCGCAGGCCGCCTACGACTTCACGGTGCAGTACCTGCGCGGCGAGGTGCCGGGCCAGCCGCCGGTCAAGCGCCGCATGTATCCGACCAAGCAGATCGCGGTGGCGCAGATGCGCATCCAGCTCGAGACCATGCGCTCGATCTTCTGGCGCGTCATCCATGAAGCGAAACCGAACCCTTCCAAGGACGAGCGCCTGCGCCTGTACGCCGCGCACTACACCGTGATGGAAGGCGCCAACGACATCGCGCGGCTGGCGATCCGGACCTGCGGCGGGCAGTCGATGCTGAAGGACCTGCCGCTGGAGCGCCTGTACCGCGATTCGCGCTGCGGCGCGCTGATGCTGCCATGGACCGCGGAACTGATCCTGGACCGCATGGGCCGCGAAACGCTGTACGAATCCGGCGAGCGCGACGAATGA